The following coding sequences lie in one Zingiber officinale cultivar Zhangliang chromosome 2B, Zo_v1.1, whole genome shotgun sequence genomic window:
- the LOC122048498 gene encoding uncharacterized protein LOC122048498, with the protein MKKYCRRKRKVQCYNYNEEGHIKDDYPKLKNKVLMALSVEVSAQWKFLLVAVDYFSKWIEVEPLARITEQMRLKEWCGGYGIQQAFTFVAYPPSNGQAEVANREILRVLRARLDHMGGSWVDELPSVLWALRTTPKEGTGATPFHLVYGDEAVIPVEVGVELDQLQHYDKDNTEPRLLELDLVDEARAKVVVRLMAYHQRMKQSYNQRVIPR; encoded by the exons ATGAAAAAGTACTGTCGAAGAAAAAGGAAGGTCCAatgctacaactacaatgaagaagggcacatcaaggatgattatCCCAAACTGAAGAACAAGG TGCTGATGGCACTCTCAGTAGAAGTTTCTGCTCAGTGGAAGTTTCTGCTTGTcgcagtggattatttctccaagtggattGAAGTCGAGCCGCTGGCCAGAATAACTGAACAGATG AGACTCAAAGAATGGTGCGGAGGATACGGCATCCAGCAGGCCTTCACTTTCGTGGCTTATCCACCGAGCAACGGCCAAGCAGAGGTCGCCAATCGAGAAATCCTCCGAGtactgcgcgctcggctcgatcatatgggaggcagctgggtcgatgagCTTCCCAGCGTGTTATGGGCGCTCcgcacgactcctaaggaagggacTGGGGCAactcctttccacctggtgtatggcgatGAAGCAGTCATCCCCGTCGAAGTCGGAGTTGAGTTAGATCAGCTACAACACTACGATAAAGATAACACCGAGCCGAGGTTGctagagctggacttggtagatgaAGCGCGTGCTAAAGTCGTCGTCCGATTAATGGCCTATCACCAGAGGATGAAGCAGAGCTACAATCAGAGGGTGATCCCTAGGTAA